One window of the Ramlibacter henchirensis genome contains the following:
- the rnc gene encoding ribonuclease III, with protein MDGDASVLAALQARLQHRFSQPKLLARALTHRSFSSEHNERLEFLGDSVLNLAVAAMLYERLGALPEGDLSRVRANLVKQETLHQIAAGLGLSDVLKLGEGEARSGGQRRPSILADALEAVIGAVHLDAGYDAAEALVHRLYRDVEINPGMQAAAKDPKTELQEWLQGRKMKLPVYRVAGVLGAAHKQTFDVECEIPELGATERGIGPSRRAGEQAAAAAMLQTLKSRQK; from the coding sequence TTGGATGGTGATGCGTCCGTCCTTGCCGCCCTGCAGGCGCGGCTGCAGCACCGCTTCTCGCAACCGAAGCTGCTGGCGCGAGCGCTGACGCATCGCAGTTTCTCCTCCGAACACAACGAGCGCCTGGAGTTCCTGGGCGATTCGGTCCTCAACCTGGCCGTCGCGGCCATGCTCTACGAGCGGCTCGGCGCCTTGCCCGAAGGCGACCTCTCCCGCGTGCGCGCCAACCTCGTCAAGCAGGAAACCCTGCACCAGATCGCGGCAGGCCTCGGCTTGTCGGACGTGCTGAAGCTGGGCGAGGGCGAGGCCCGCTCCGGCGGGCAGCGCCGGCCGTCCATCCTGGCCGACGCACTGGAGGCGGTGATTGGCGCCGTCCACCTCGACGCCGGCTACGACGCGGCCGAGGCGCTGGTCCACCGGCTCTACCGTGACGTCGAGATCAACCCCGGCATGCAAGCCGCGGCCAAGGACCCGAAGACCGAACTGCAGGAATGGCTGCAGGGACGCAAAATGAAGCTCCCCGTCTACCGCGTCGCGGGCGTGCTGGGCGCCGCCCACAAGCAGACCTTCGACGTGGAGTGCGAGATCCCGGAGCTGGGCGCCACCGAGCGCGGCATCGGTCCCTCGCGCCGGGCGGGCGAGCAGGCGGCCGCGGCCGCCATGCTGCAGACGCTGAAATCCAGGCAGAAATGA
- the lepB gene encoding signal peptidase I — protein MPILTAAVLAAFAGYAGAWYLGFVEGNFALLLFLATVVTGAYWVAERFWFLPQRRRVAEGVAVQAQERRTQLAAQGITQVDGPDVEQTRQKLLMQPWWLDWTAGLFPVIVAVFVLRSFLFEPFKIPSGSMIPTLLVGDLILVNKFTYGLRLPVLNTRITDGTPPTRGDVMVFRYPPKPSLDYIKRVVGVPGDEIAYLNKRLTVNGQPVPRQPMSDFFDEDSMRYSRQFAESLGSKSYRVLNDDDRPAFIPGAEDFPYKENCRYSVEGVVCKVPPGHYFMMGDNRDNSLDSRFWGFVPDRNIVGKAFLIWMNFGDLGRIGSFE, from the coding sequence ATGCCGATCCTGACAGCCGCGGTGCTCGCGGCCTTCGCCGGGTATGCGGGCGCCTGGTACCTGGGCTTCGTCGAAGGCAATTTCGCGCTGCTGCTTTTCCTGGCCACCGTGGTCACCGGTGCCTACTGGGTCGCCGAGCGGTTCTGGTTCCTGCCGCAGCGCCGCCGCGTGGCCGAAGGCGTGGCGGTCCAGGCGCAGGAGCGGCGCACCCAGCTGGCCGCCCAGGGCATCACGCAGGTCGACGGACCGGACGTGGAGCAGACCCGCCAGAAGCTGCTGATGCAGCCGTGGTGGCTGGACTGGACCGCAGGGCTGTTCCCCGTGATCGTGGCCGTCTTCGTGCTGCGCTCGTTCCTCTTCGAGCCGTTCAAGATTCCTTCCGGGTCCATGATCCCCACGCTGCTGGTGGGCGACCTGATCCTGGTCAACAAGTTCACCTACGGGCTGCGGCTGCCGGTGCTCAACACGCGCATCACCGACGGCACGCCTCCCACGCGCGGCGACGTGATGGTGTTCCGCTACCCGCCCAAGCCGAGCCTCGACTACATCAAGCGCGTGGTCGGCGTGCCGGGCGACGAGATCGCATACCTGAACAAACGTCTCACGGTGAACGGCCAGCCGGTCCCGCGCCAGCCGATGTCCGACTTCTTCGACGAGGACTCGATGCGCTATTCGCGCCAGTTCGCCGAGTCCCTGGGTAGCAAGTCCTATCGAGTGTTGAACGATGACGACAGACCCGCGTTCATCCCGGGGGCGGAGGACTTCCCCTACAAGGAGAATTGCCGCTACAGTGTCGAGGGTGTCGTATGCAAGGTGCCGCCAGGGCACTACTTCATGATGGGGGACAACCGGGACAACTCGCTCGACTCGCGGTTCTGGGGTTTCGTTCCGGACCGCAACATCGTCGGCAAGGCGTTCCTCATCTGGATGAATTTCGGCGACCTGGGGCGGATCGGTTCCTTCGAATAA
- a CDS encoding DUF4845 domain-containing protein, protein MKHGSRARQAGISFFGFIIVMAVLAALGVLVAQAVPSMLEFQAVVKAMERAKDAGTPQDVRSAFNRSANIDDIKSVDGKDLEIVKVNDRTVLKVAYDKQIHMFGPAYLLLKYVHQTNPGK, encoded by the coding sequence ATGAAGCATGGTTCCAGGGCCCGGCAGGCCGGCATTTCCTTCTTCGGATTCATCATCGTCATGGCCGTGCTGGCGGCGCTCGGCGTGCTGGTGGCGCAGGCCGTTCCCAGCATGCTGGAATTCCAGGCGGTGGTGAAGGCGATGGAGAGGGCCAAGGACGCGGGCACCCCGCAGGACGTGCGCTCGGCCTTCAACAGGTCCGCGAACATCGACGACATCAAGTCGGTCGACGGCAAGGACCTGGAGATCGTGAAGGTCAACGACCGCACGGTGCTCAAGGTCGCCTACGACAAGCAGATCCACATGTTCGGCCCCGCGTACCTGCTGCTCAAGTACGTCCACCAGACCAACCCGGGCAAGTAG